A portion of the Mesobacillus boroniphilus genome contains these proteins:
- the hemQ gene encoding hydrogen peroxide-dependent heme synthase: MTEAAQTLDGWYSLHDFRTVDWTTWKMLPAEERQEIIQEFLGLVEKWNKTQAEKQGSHALYTIVGQKADFMMMILRPTMEELNEIETEFNKSRLAEYTIPAHSYVSVVELSNYLPAGEDPYQNPQVLARLYPELPKAKHVCFYPMDKRRQGEDNWYMLPMEDRRNMMRSHGMIGRQYAGKVKQIITGSVGFDDYEWGVTLFSDDVLQFKKLVYEMRFDEVSARYGEFGSFFVGNLLEEDRVSAFLNV, from the coding sequence ATGACTGAAGCAGCACAGACTTTAGATGGCTGGTATTCCCTTCATGATTTCCGTACTGTAGATTGGACAACCTGGAAGATGCTTCCGGCAGAAGAGCGTCAGGAGATTATCCAGGAGTTCCTTGGTCTAGTGGAAAAGTGGAATAAGACACAGGCTGAGAAGCAAGGAAGCCATGCACTATATACAATCGTTGGTCAAAAAGCAGATTTCATGATGATGATTTTGCGCCCAACTATGGAAGAATTGAATGAAATCGAAACAGAATTCAACAAGTCCAGACTTGCTGAATACACGATTCCTGCTCATTCTTATGTATCTGTTGTCGAGCTGAGCAACTACCTGCCAGCTGGCGAAGATCCATACCAAAATCCGCAAGTCCTTGCACGCCTTTACCCTGAGCTTCCTAAGGCAAAGCATGTTTGCTTCTATCCAATGGACAAGCGCCGTCAGGGCGAAGACAACTGGTATATGCTTCCGATGGAAGACCGCCGCAACATGATGCGCAGCCATGGCATGATCGGCCGCCAGTATGCTGGCAAGGTCAAGCAAATCATCACAGGCTCTGTAGGCTTCGATGATTACGAGTGGGGCGTAACCCTTTTCTCAGACGACGTCCTTCAATTCAAGAAGCTTGTATATGAAATGCGTTTTGACGAAGTCAGTGCGCGCTATGGCGAATTCGGTTCATTCTTCGTAGGAAACCTTCTTGAAGAAGACCGCGTATCTGCATTCTTGAACGTTTAA